One Pecten maximus chromosome 7, xPecMax1.1, whole genome shotgun sequence genomic window carries:
- the LOC117331890 gene encoding GDP-fucose transporter 1-like, with translation MTLTVYHRHPKMETLFAKYFKIGLVVSAYWLISITMVFTNKYLLSSPDLKLNAPMFVTWYQCVVTAILCIILRFLAKLFPNSFSFPSTEIDLKLSRSVLPLSIIFVSMITCNNLCLKFVGVAFYYVGRSLSTVFNVAFSYLILKQATSCKALACCGIIISGFLLGVNQEGAAGSLSIAGVVFGVAASASVALNSIFTKKVLPLLDNNVWRLTYYNNLNAIVLFMPLMLLFGEVPEVINFPKLWDPTFWLYMNVGGVFGFAIGYVTGLQIQITSPLTHNISGTAKACAQTVIACVYYKDIKPLLWWVSNAVVLGGSGAYTEVKRNEMKQQHQAAVSQLAKNIEDGNDEIPAKS, from the exons ATGACTCTGACGGTCTATCACAGACATCCAAAAATGGAAACGTTATTTGCAAAGTATTTCAAAATTGGGCTGGTCGTTTCAGCATATTG GCTGATATCCATTACCATGGTGTTCACCAATAAGTACTTGCTCAGCAGTCCTGATCTTAAG TTGAATGCACCGATGTTTGTGACCTGGTACCAGTGTGTAGTCACTGCCATTCTGTGTATAATCCTACGCTTTTTGGCAAAATTGTTCCCAAACAGCTTCTCATTCCCATCCACAGAGATTGACCTAAAACTCAGTAGATCA GTTTTACCACTGTCCATTATCTTTGTGTCAATGATCACATGTAACAACCTGTGTCTCAAGTTTGTTGGGGTGGCCTTCTACTATGTTGGACGCTCTCTCAGCACTGTCTTCAATGTG GCATTCTCATACCTGATACTGAAGCAAGCAACTTCCTGTAAGGCTCTTGCGTGCTGTGGGATCATCATCTCTGGATTTTTACTAGGAGTTAACCAAGAAGGTGCTGCAG GATCACTGTCGATAGCAGGAGTAGTGTTTGGTGTGGCAGCCAGCGCCAGTGTGGCATTGAACTCCATTTTTACCAAGAAGGTGTTACCACTCCTGGATAACAATGTGTGGCGACTAACCTACTACAATAATCTCAATGCCATTGTGCTCTTCATGCCTCTCATGTTGCTGTTTGGTGAAGTACCAGAAGTCATTAACTTCCCCAAACTCTGGGACCCGACCTTTTGGCTGTACATGAATGTTGGTGGTGTCTTTGGGTTTGCCATTGGATATGTGACAGGTCTTCAAATTCAGATTACATCCCCACTCACACATAACATATCCGGTACAGCCAAGGCATGCGCCCAAACTGTGATTGCTTGTGTATATTACAAGGATATCAAGCCCCTGCTTTGGTGGGTTAGTAATGCTGTAGTGTTGGGAGGCTCAGGTGCCTACACCGAGGTCAAGCGTAACGAGATGAAACAACAGCATCAGGCTGCCGTCTCTCAGCTGGCTAAGAATATAGAGGATGGAAATGATGAAATACCAGCAAAATCTTAA
- the LOC117331889 gene encoding tafazzin-like, translating into MPLEPHMWQFPQKLNTVWRIKSRLAISSVGFISKIVVGLNNFKVVNKQTLTRNIQETGNGRGLITVTNHHSCLDDPTLWGILGWKFVFGKVGEKMRWTLAADNVCYTSPFNAKFFCLVKSIPVVRGDSVYQRGVDFAIEKLNNGEWVNIFPEARVNQSQEFLRYKWGVGRMIAEAKELPVVIPFFHVGMDNVSPNTGQFKYYPRLFKRVTMVIGDAINFSDIINQKDKLSPVELRKQLTDLIQERMAELKVQAESIHKQAAS; encoded by the exons ATGCCCCTGGAACCACATATGTGGCAGTTCCCTCAGAAACTGAACACGGTTTGGAGAATCAAGAGCCGTTTGGCAATCTCATCAGTTGGATTTATTAGTAAAATTGTTGTTG GATTAAATAATTTTAAGGTTGTGAACAAGCAAACATTGACGAGGAACATACAGGAAACTGGCAATGGTCGTGGACTGATCACAGTAACTAATCATCATAGTTGCCTTGATGACCCAACTTTgtggg GTATCCTTGGCTGGAAATTTGTGTTTGGGAAAGTTGGGGAGAAGATGAGGTGGACATTAGCAGCGGACAATGTCTGCTATACCAGCCCATTCAATGCCAAGTTTTTCTGCCTTGTCAAAAGTATCCCTGTTGTTAGGGGGGATTCCGTGTACCAGCGAGGTGTGGACTTTGCCATCGAAAAGTTAAATAATGGTGAATGGGTGAATATTTTTCCTGAAG CCAGAGTCAATCAAAGTCAGGAGTTTCTCCGGTATAAATGGG GTGTTGGAAGAATGATTGCAGAAGCTAAAGAATTACCAGTTGTGATACCATTCTTCCATGTCG GTATGGACAATGTATCACCCAACACAGGACAGTTTAAATATTACCCAAGGTTATTCAAG AGAGTGACCATGGTTATTGGTGATGCAATCAACTTTTCTGACATCATTAATCAGAAGGATAAACTCTCTCCA GTGGAGCTGAGAAAGCAGCTAACAGATTTAATACAAGAGAGGATGGCAGAACTGAAAGTGCAGGCCGAGTCTATACACAAGCAGGCAGCTTCCTAA